A window from Citrobacter amalonaticus encodes these proteins:
- a CDS encoding AraC family transcriptional regulator: MRIFSNNPCIVVLTEKDVWLRVNGKEAINLKANHMALIACENNIIDISSINNALVAHISRDIIKDYLRFLNKDLSNIPLWQRSSSPVLTAECVTPDVFRVAAQHSIAHTDSPGEEERTRCLLFAVLSRFLDSKKFLSLLMFMLRNRVSDSVYHIIESDIHKAWNLNQVARCLCLSPSLLKKKLKSENTSYSQIITTCRMRYAVNQLLMDGKNISQVSELCGYNSTSYFISVFKEYYGMTPLHYVSQFKDRTAA; the protein is encoded by the coding sequence GAGAATTTTCAGCAATAATCCTTGCATTGTCGTGTTAACCGAAAAAGACGTTTGGCTACGAGTAAACGGTAAAGAGGCTATCAATTTAAAAGCGAATCATATGGCACTCATCGCCTGTGAAAACAATATCATCGATATCTCATCGATTAATAACGCACTGGTCGCACATATTAGCCGAGATATAATTAAAGATTATCTTCGCTTTTTAAATAAAGATCTTTCAAATATTCCACTCTGGCAACGGAGTTCCTCACCGGTATTAACCGCTGAATGTGTAACCCCCGATGTCTTCCGGGTGGCAGCACAACACAGCATTGCGCATACCGACAGCCCTGGCGAAGAAGAACGTACACGCTGCCTGTTGTTCGCCGTGTTATCCCGCTTTCTCGACAGTAAGAAGTTTTTGTCCCTGCTGATGTTTATGTTGCGAAACCGCGTCAGCGACAGCGTTTACCATATTATCGAGAGTGACATTCATAAAGCGTGGAATCTTAATCAGGTCGCCCGTTGTCTCTGTCTGAGTCCAAGTTTGCTAAAGAAGAAACTCAAAAGCGAAAATACTAGCTACAGTCAAATCATCACCACTTGCCGCATGCGCTACGCTGTTAATCAACTTCTGATGGATGGCAAGAATATATCCCAGGTCTCCGAACTGTGTGGTTATAACAGTACATCTTACTTTATCTCTGTGTTCAAAGAGTATTATGGCATGACCCCGCTACATTATGTCAGCCAGTTTAAAGACCGTACGGCAGCGTGA